A region from the Nodosilinea sp. FACHB-141 genome encodes:
- the rdgB gene encoding RdgB/HAM1 family non-canonical purine NTP pyrophosphatase produces MPTVIVATGNPGKLKEMQVYLGDLGWELQLKPDAIDIEETGTTFLENARLKAAGVAKALGQWAIADDSGLEVHALGGAPGIYSARYADSDAARIDRLLQELEKSGDRDRSAQFICALALANPQGDIVLETEGICPGEILRAPRGAGGFGYDPIFYMPALDKSFAEMSAEQKDANSHRSIAFGQLMPHLKQLTLG; encoded by the coding sequence ATGCCCACGGTTATTGTTGCCACCGGAAACCCCGGCAAGCTGAAAGAGATGCAGGTGTATTTAGGCGATCTTGGCTGGGAGCTGCAGCTCAAGCCCGACGCGATCGATATAGAAGAAACCGGCACCACGTTTTTAGAGAATGCGCGGCTCAAGGCGGCAGGGGTAGCCAAAGCCCTGGGCCAGTGGGCGATCGCCGACGACTCGGGCTTAGAGGTTCACGCCCTCGGCGGTGCCCCCGGCATTTACTCAGCCCGCTACGCCGACAGCGACGCAGCCAGAATCGATCGCTTGCTTCAGGAGCTAGAAAAATCTGGCGATCGCGATCGCAGCGCCCAGTTCATCTGCGCCCTGGCCCTCGCCAACCCCCAGGGCGACATTGTGCTTGAAACAGAAGGCATCTGCCCCGGCGAGATCTTGCGGGCCCCCCGTGGCGCTGGCGGCTTCGGCTACGACCCAATTTTCTATATGCCTGCCCTGGACAAAAGCTTTGCTGAAATGTCGGCCGAGCAAAAAGACGCCAACAGCCATCGGAGCATTGCCTTTGGTCAACTAATGCCCCATTTAAAGCAGTTAACCCTAGGATGA
- a CDS encoding photosystem II protein Y codes for MDWRVVVVLLPIAVAASWAVFNIGRAALGQLQDFLNREA; via the coding sequence ATGGATTGGCGAGTCGTTGTTGTTTTACTGCCGATTGCTGTGGCCGCAAGCTGGGCTGTGTTTAACATTGGCCGGGCTGCTCTGGGGCAACTGCAAGATTTCCTCAATCGAGAAGCTTAG